In Meiothermus ruber DSM 1279, the following proteins share a genomic window:
- a CDS encoding branched-chain amino acid ABC transporter permease, which yields MRWIFPTVLLGLLLAFPPIAAAMGLEFYQGLLTKIMIFALAASSLNLILGYGGMVSFGHAAYFGLGAYTVAILMREGVTSGWVIWAVAVGLSALLALLIGAISLRTRGIYFIMITLAFAQMIYYLVVSFKQYGGEDGLRARRPEFGLFELNDTTLYYLTLGVLLAALYLLYRLVHSRFGRVLQAIRENEARALALGYPVFHFQLVAFVLAGALAGLAGVLMAHYTQYASPNLLAWQQSGHLMMMVILGGVGQFWGGVLGALVLSLVEEILQDLTIHWQLGVGLILLFIVLFAPKGLAGLMRRGS from the coding sequence ATGCGCTGGATTTTCCCGACTGTCCTGCTGGGCCTGCTGCTGGCCTTCCCCCCCATTGCGGCGGCGATGGGCCTCGAGTTCTACCAGGGCCTCCTGACCAAAATTATGATTTTCGCCCTGGCCGCCAGCAGCCTCAACCTGATTCTGGGCTACGGCGGCATGGTGAGCTTCGGGCATGCCGCCTACTTTGGGCTGGGGGCCTACACGGTGGCTATCCTGATGCGCGAAGGGGTAACCTCGGGCTGGGTCATCTGGGCGGTGGCGGTGGGGCTCAGCGCGCTCCTGGCCCTGCTGATTGGGGCCATCAGCCTCCGGACGCGGGGCATCTACTTCATCATGATTACCCTGGCCTTCGCCCAGATGATCTACTACCTGGTGGTCTCCTTCAAGCAGTACGGCGGCGAGGACGGCCTCCGGGCCCGGCGGCCCGAGTTTGGCCTGTTCGAGCTGAACGACACCACCCTGTACTACCTGACCCTGGGGGTGCTGCTGGCCGCGCTGTACCTGCTCTACCGGCTGGTGCACTCGAGGTTCGGGCGGGTCTTGCAGGCCATCCGGGAGAACGAGGCCCGCGCGCTGGCCCTGGGCTACCCGGTCTTCCACTTTCAACTGGTGGCCTTTGTGCTGGCCGGGGCCCTGGCCGGGCTGGCCGGGGTGCTGATGGCCCACTACACCCAGTACGCCTCGCCCAACCTGCTGGCCTGGCAGCAGTCGGGCCACCTGATGATGATGGTGATTCTGGGCGGGGTGGGCCAGTTCTGGGGCGGGGTGCTGGGGGCGCTGGTGCTTTCTCTGGTGGAGGAGATTCTGCAAGACCTGACCATCCACTGGCAGCTTGGGGTGGGCCTGATTCTGCTCTTCATCGTGCTTTTTGCCCCCAAGGGCCTGGCCGGGCTGATGCGGAGGGGATCGTGA
- a CDS encoding ABC transporter ATP-binding protein produces MSLLVLEGLSKQFGGLAAVNNCNLCIEAGEIHALIGPNGAGKTTLINLIAGMLPPSRGQLRFQGENITHLPAHQRVHRGLARTFQITNLFKNYTVRTNLELAVQARAGSSFRFWQPVAREKHLTEAALAVAEQVGLAGRFERVVGQLSHGEQRQLEVGLALASRPRLLLLDEPMAGLGAEESERMVALIAQLAQHHTILLVEHDMGAVFRLARRISVLVYGQVIASGSPAEIRANPEVHKAYLGDEGGAK; encoded by the coding sequence GTGAGTCTGCTGGTGCTCGAGGGCCTCAGCAAGCAGTTCGGCGGCCTGGCCGCGGTGAACAACTGCAACCTGTGCATCGAAGCGGGTGAAATCCATGCCCTCATCGGCCCCAACGGGGCCGGCAAGACCACCCTGATCAACCTGATTGCAGGGATGCTCCCACCCAGCCGGGGGCAGCTTCGCTTCCAGGGGGAAAACATCACCCACCTGCCGGCCCATCAGCGGGTGCACCGGGGCCTGGCCCGCACCTTCCAGATCACCAACCTGTTCAAAAACTACACCGTGCGCACCAACCTCGAGCTGGCCGTGCAGGCCCGCGCGGGCAGCAGCTTCCGCTTCTGGCAGCCGGTCGCACGGGAAAAGCACCTGACCGAAGCCGCCCTGGCCGTGGCCGAGCAGGTGGGGCTGGCCGGGCGCTTCGAGCGGGTGGTGGGCCAGCTCTCCCACGGCGAACAGCGCCAGCTCGAGGTGGGCCTGGCCCTGGCCTCCCGGCCCAGGCTGCTGCTCTTAGACGAGCCCATGGCCGGCCTGGGGGCCGAGGAGTCGGAGCGCATGGTGGCGCTCATCGCCCAGCTCGCACAGCACCACACCATCCTGCTGGTCGAGCACGACATGGGGGCGGTTTTCCGGCTGGCCCGGCGCATCTCGGTGCTGGTCTACGGGCAGGTCATCGCCTCGGGCAGCCCCGCGGAGATAAGGGCCAACCCCGAGGTGCACAAGGCCTACCTGGGCGACGAAGGGGGTGCAAAGTGA
- a CDS encoding ABC transporter ATP-binding protein: MSALLEIEQLETFYGPSQVLFGISLQVEEGQVATLLGRNGMGKTTTVRSIMGLTPARRGRIRLAGRPIEALAPEQIAALGVALVPEGRQIFPNLTVEENLIAFAANRNQSPEPWTLARIWTLFPRLKERRNNLGYQLSGGEQQMLAIGRALMTNPRLLILDEATEGLAPLLREEIWRVLRLLKENGQTILVIDKYLERLLPLADQHTILERGRVVWQGDSRALAQRPEVWKQYLSV; the protein is encoded by the coding sequence GTGAGCGCCTTGCTGGAAATTGAGCAGCTCGAGACCTTCTACGGCCCCAGCCAGGTGCTGTTTGGCATAAGCCTGCAGGTGGAAGAGGGCCAGGTCGCCACGCTGCTGGGCCGCAACGGCATGGGCAAAACCACCACGGTGCGTTCGATTATGGGCCTGACCCCGGCCCGCAGGGGTCGGATTCGCCTGGCCGGGCGGCCCATCGAGGCCCTGGCCCCCGAGCAGATCGCGGCTTTGGGCGTGGCCCTTGTCCCCGAGGGGCGGCAGATCTTCCCCAACCTCACGGTGGAGGAGAACCTGATCGCCTTTGCCGCCAACCGCAACCAAAGCCCCGAACCCTGGACACTGGCGCGCATCTGGACGCTTTTCCCACGCCTGAAAGAGCGCCGCAACAACCTGGGATACCAGCTTTCCGGCGGCGAGCAGCAGATGCTGGCCATTGGCCGGGCCCTGATGACCAACCCCCGGCTCCTGATTCTGGACGAGGCCACCGAGGGGCTGGCCCCCCTTTTGCGGGAGGAGATCTGGCGGGTTTTGCGACTGCTAAAGGAAAACGGCCAGACCATCCTGGTGATTGACAAGTACCTCGAGCGCCTCTTGCCCCTGGCCGACCAGCACACCATCCTGGAGCGGGGGCGGGTGGTCTGGCAGGGCGACTCCCGCGCCCTGGCCCAGCGGCCTGAGGTATGGAAGCAGTACCTTAGCGTCTAA
- a CDS encoding alpha/beta hydrolase translates to MPEPAWYEQQYNPRLSVPNFADFFQRWAQEAQQARQHLEYQTLPYGPGPKETLDLFPAPHSRALLVFIHGGYWRAFDKDDFSWIAPPLVRAGFSVAVINYALCPSVSIAEITEQCRRAVAWLYRAHPQPLIISGHSAGGHLTGEMFATPWADYGLPSRAIVGGISISGLFDLEPLIQVSFNSDLQLDAASARACSPAYKQPTVQAPLVLAVGALESDEFHRQSRLLKEAWPAICTEVIALPNCHHFNVLDALTDTNSPLWEPFLRL, encoded by the coding sequence ATGCCCGAACCCGCCTGGTATGAGCAGCAGTACAACCCCCGGCTCTCCGTCCCCAACTTCGCCGATTTCTTCCAGCGCTGGGCCCAGGAGGCCCAGCAGGCCCGCCAGCACCTGGAATACCAAACCCTGCCCTACGGCCCCGGCCCCAAGGAAACCCTCGATTTATTTCCCGCCCCCCACAGCCGAGCGCTGCTGGTCTTCATCCACGGCGGATACTGGCGGGCCTTCGACAAGGACGACTTCTCCTGGATCGCACCCCCGCTGGTACGGGCCGGCTTCAGCGTGGCGGTTATCAACTATGCGCTCTGCCCCAGTGTGAGCATCGCCGAAATTACCGAGCAGTGCCGCCGGGCCGTGGCCTGGCTCTACCGGGCGCACCCCCAGCCGCTGATCATCAGCGGCCACTCGGCGGGGGGGCACCTGACGGGCGAGATGTTCGCCACCCCCTGGGCCGACTACGGCCTGCCCTCCAGGGCCATCGTGGGCGGAATTTCCATCAGCGGCCTCTTCGATCTGGAACCTCTGATTCAGGTATCGTTCAACAGCGACCTGCAGCTCGATGCCGCCAGCGCCAGGGCCTGCAGCCCCGCCTACAAGCAACCAACCGTCCAGGCACCCCTGGTGCTGGCGGTGGGGGCGCTCGAGTCGGATGAGTTCCACCGCCAGAGCCGCCTGCTCAAGGAGGCCTGGCCGGCGATCTGCACAGAGGTTATCGCCCTGCCCAACTGCCATCACTTCAACGTGCTGGACGCGCTCACCGACACCAATAGCCCGCTGTGGGAGCCCTTCCTAAGGCTTTGA
- the dnaE gene encoding DNA polymerase III subunit alpha encodes MATELNSSGQSHDPNACPTCKFAHLHQHTQFSLLDGAARLKDLLKWVKQVSPEEPMLAMTDHGNMFGAVQFYKYATELGVKPIIGYEAYVAAESRFDRKQGKGLDGGYFHLTLLAQNMEGYQNLSRLASRAYLEGFYGKPRIDREILREHNAGIIALSGCLGAEIPQFILQERFEDAEKRLQEYLAIFGPERYFIEIQNHGLAEQHKVNRVLKEFADKYGLGLVATNDGHYVKKDDAEAHAVLLAVQSKATWDDPNRWKFPCDEFYVKSPQEMRQTFEDERNLWGSRMDELFDNSVNIGRMCEVELVPKKVQYRIPKYPLPEGRTEVVYFRELTFNGLLKRYPDRVTPELYREFLRKLGRPVPHGDGEVLALELARIEDLEATRAHLPELREGIQWDGWAILSRAIYELTVVERMGFPGYLLIVSDFINWAKNNGISVGPGRGSAAGSLVTYATRITNIDPLEYNLLFERFLNPARVSMPDIDTDFSDVRRGEVIEYVRQRYGDEMVAQIGTFGTLASKAAIKDAARVFGLPVKKADELAKLIPVTFGKPMPLDKAIETIPDLRAEMEKDPLVKRVLEVAQKLEGLSRQSSVHAAGVVISDVPLRDYIPLMRAGDTGAKVTQYDMGSVEALGFLKMDFLGLRTLSFLDECKRIIKESKGVELDYDNLPIDDAKTFELLGRGETKGVFQLDSAGMTSAVRGLKPRRIQDIIALGALYRPGPMENIPTYIRRHHGREEVSYPQFPNAEKFIRPILEETYGIPVYQEQIMQIATAVAGYSLGEADLLRRAMGKKKMEEMVKQRAQFKEGAAKNGIPAEEADRLFDLLEAFANYGFNKSHAAAYAILTYQTAYVKAHFPVEFFAAVLTVERHDSDKVAEYIRAARTAGVEVLPPDINQSGFSFRALEKSVLFGLSAVKNVGETPTELILRERERGGPYKSLPDFLRRLDGTVANKRVVESLIKAGAFDAFGPRGPMLAALDDLLKWAQAEREQAQSGMMGLFGESLEPVIPAVPQLDAITQLRMEKEALGIYVTGHPLSRYQGLREAASCTIEELPQAFAELKGNRNRARLLLAGMVEGIVRKPTKSGGMLVRFTLADETGAVEVVAFGRAYDKISPRIAEDAAVLVAVEVEPDGEGETLRVVAQEVFPYHELEGLPKVLELELDMALLDEEKLLDLRSRLDEVAGPLPVQLKVRGPGGWALVEAREVRAAEEALPVLKDLDWLEARLIPDREMLLGYGKPTEGNGFRNQKGPDQGPVVPF; translated from the coding sequence ATGGCGACCGAGCTTAATTCATCCGGGCAATCGCACGATCCCAACGCCTGTCCAACCTGTAAATTCGCCCACCTGCACCAGCACACCCAGTTCAGCCTGCTGGATGGGGCGGCCCGGCTCAAAGACCTACTGAAATGGGTCAAGCAGGTCTCGCCCGAGGAGCCCATGCTGGCCATGACCGACCACGGCAACATGTTTGGGGCGGTGCAGTTTTACAAATACGCCACCGAGCTGGGGGTCAAGCCGATCATCGGCTACGAGGCCTATGTGGCGGCGGAGTCGCGCTTCGACCGCAAGCAGGGCAAGGGGCTGGATGGGGGTTACTTTCACCTCACGCTGCTGGCGCAGAACATGGAGGGCTACCAGAACCTCTCCCGCCTGGCCAGCCGGGCCTACCTCGAGGGCTTCTACGGCAAACCCCGCATCGACCGCGAGATTCTGCGCGAACACAACGCCGGCATCATCGCGCTTTCGGGCTGCCTGGGGGCCGAGATTCCCCAGTTCATCCTGCAGGAGCGCTTCGAAGACGCCGAAAAACGCCTGCAGGAGTACCTCGCGATTTTCGGCCCGGAACGCTACTTTATCGAAATTCAGAACCACGGCCTGGCCGAGCAGCACAAGGTGAACAGGGTTCTGAAGGAGTTCGCCGATAAGTACGGCCTGGGCCTGGTGGCTACCAACGACGGACACTACGTCAAGAAAGACGACGCCGAGGCCCACGCGGTGTTGCTGGCGGTGCAGTCCAAGGCCACCTGGGACGACCCCAACCGCTGGAAGTTTCCCTGCGACGAGTTCTACGTCAAGAGCCCCCAGGAGATGCGCCAGACCTTCGAGGACGAAAGAAACCTCTGGGGCAGCCGCATGGATGAGCTGTTCGACAACTCGGTGAACATCGGGCGGATGTGCGAGGTGGAGCTGGTGCCCAAAAAGGTGCAGTACCGCATCCCCAAGTACCCTTTGCCCGAGGGTCGCACCGAGGTGGTCTACTTCCGCGAACTCACCTTTAATGGCTTGCTCAAGCGCTACCCCGACCGGGTGACCCCCGAGCTCTACCGGGAATTCCTGCGCAAGCTAGGCCGACCGGTTCCGCATGGGGATGGGGAGGTGCTGGCCCTCGAGCTGGCCCGCATCGAGGACCTCGAGGCCACCCGGGCCCACCTGCCCGAGCTCAGGGAAGGCATCCAGTGGGATGGCTGGGCCATTCTCTCGCGCGCCATCTACGAACTGACCGTGGTGGAGCGCATGGGCTTTCCGGGCTACCTGCTCATCGTGAGCGATTTCATCAACTGGGCCAAGAACAACGGCATCTCGGTGGGGCCGGGCCGCGGCTCGGCGGCGGGCTCGCTGGTGACCTATGCCACCCGCATTACCAACATCGACCCCCTGGAGTACAACCTGCTGTTCGAGCGCTTCCTCAACCCGGCCCGGGTCTCCATGCCCGACATCGACACCGACTTCTCGGACGTGCGCCGGGGCGAGGTGATCGAGTATGTGCGCCAGCGCTACGGCGACGAGATGGTAGCCCAGATCGGCACCTTCGGCACGCTGGCCTCCAAGGCGGCCATCAAGGATGCGGCGCGGGTGTTTGGCCTGCCGGTCAAAAAAGCCGACGAGCTGGCCAAGCTCATCCCGGTGACCTTCGGCAAGCCGATGCCGCTGGACAAGGCAATTGAAACCATTCCCGACCTGCGGGCCGAGATGGAAAAAGACCCCCTGGTGAAGCGGGTGCTCGAGGTGGCCCAGAAGCTCGAGGGCCTCTCGCGCCAGAGCAGCGTACACGCCGCCGGGGTGGTCATCTCGGACGTGCCTTTGCGCGACTACATCCCCCTGATGCGGGCCGGGGATACCGGGGCCAAGGTCACCCAGTACGACATGGGCTCGGTGGAGGCCCTGGGCTTCCTCAAGATGGACTTTCTGGGTCTGCGCACGCTCTCGTTTTTGGACGAGTGCAAGCGCATCATCAAGGAGTCCAAGGGGGTCGAGCTCGACTACGACAACCTGCCCATCGACGACGCCAAAACCTTCGAGCTGCTGGGCCGGGGGGAGACCAAGGGGGTCTTCCAGCTCGACTCGGCCGGCATGACCAGCGCGGTGCGGGGGCTCAAGCCGCGCCGCATCCAGGACATCATCGCCCTGGGGGCGCTGTACCGGCCCGGCCCCATGGAGAACATCCCCACCTACATCCGCCGCCACCACGGGCGGGAGGAGGTGAGCTACCCGCAGTTCCCCAACGCCGAGAAGTTCATTCGGCCCATCCTGGAGGAGACCTACGGGATTCCGGTTTACCAGGAGCAGATCATGCAGATTGCCACCGCGGTGGCCGGCTACAGCCTGGGGGAGGCCGACCTGCTGCGCAGGGCCATGGGCAAAAAGAAGATGGAGGAGATGGTCAAGCAGCGGGCGCAGTTTAAGGAAGGGGCCGCCAAAAACGGCATCCCCGCCGAGGAAGCCGACCGGTTGTTTGATTTGCTCGAGGCCTTCGCCAACTACGGCTTCAACAAGAGCCACGCCGCGGCCTACGCCATCCTGACCTACCAGACCGCCTATGTAAAAGCCCACTTCCCGGTGGAGTTCTTCGCTGCGGTGCTCACGGTGGAACGCCACGACTCCGACAAGGTGGCGGAGTACATCCGGGCAGCCCGCACGGCTGGGGTGGAGGTGCTGCCCCCCGATATCAACCAGTCGGGTTTTAGCTTCCGGGCCCTGGAAAAGAGCGTGCTGTTTGGGCTTTCGGCGGTTAAGAACGTGGGCGAGACCCCCACCGAGCTCATTTTGCGGGAACGCGAGCGGGGCGGGCCCTACAAATCGCTGCCGGACTTCCTGCGGCGGCTCGATGGCACCGTGGCCAACAAGCGGGTGGTGGAGTCCTTGATCAAGGCCGGGGCCTTCGATGCTTTTGGGCCTCGAGGCCCCATGCTGGCCGCCCTCGACGACCTGCTCAAGTGGGCCCAGGCCGAGCGCGAACAGGCCCAGTCGGGGATGATGGGGCTGTTTGGCGAGTCGCTCGAGCCGGTGATCCCGGCCGTGCCCCAGTTGGACGCCATCACCCAGCTTCGCATGGAGAAAGAGGCCCTGGGTATTTACGTGACCGGGCACCCCCTCTCGCGCTACCAGGGCCTGCGCGAGGCCGCGAGCTGCACGATAGAGGAGCTGCCCCAGGCCTTTGCCGAACTCAAGGGAAACCGCAACCGTGCGCGGCTGCTGCTGGCCGGTATGGTGGAGGGCATTGTGCGCAAGCCGACCAAGTCGGGGGGGATGCTGGTGCGCTTTACCCTGGCCGACGAGACCGGCGCGGTGGAGGTGGTGGCCTTTGGCCGGGCCTACGACAAAATATCCCCGCGCATCGCCGAGGATGCCGCGGTGCTGGTGGCGGTGGAGGTGGAGCCCGATGGCGAGGGTGAGACCCTGCGGGTGGTGGCCCAGGAGGTGTTTCCCTACCACGAGCTCGAGGGCCTGCCCAAGGTGCTGGAGCTCGAGCTGGACATGGCCCTGCTCGACGAGGAAAAACTCCTGGACTTGCGCAGCCGGCTCGACGAGGTGGCCGGGCCGTTGCCGGTGCAGCTCAAGGTGCGGGGGCCGGGCGGCTGGGCGCTGGTGGAGGCCCGGGAGGTGCGGGCCGCCGAGGAGGCCCTGCCGGTTCTGAAGGATCTGGACTGGCTCGAGGCCCGCCTGATCCCCGACCGCGAGATGCTGCTGGGCTATGGCAAACCGACCGAGGGCAACGGCTTTAGAAACCAGAAGGGGCCCGACCAGGGGCCGGTGGTGCCGTTCTGA
- the asnS gene encoding asparagine--tRNA ligase, with translation MQRVFIEEIAKYDGQEVIIRGWLTGRRSKGKIHFLQLRDGTGFMQATAFKGELPDAEFEEADHLPQESALEVRGLVRADSRAPGGYELSVRGLRVISRPSREYPITPKEHGVDFLMDHRHLYLRHRRAWAVLRVRDELERAIHDFFHARGFVRLDAPILTPNAVEGTTDLFEVDLFDGEKAYLSQSGQLYAEAGAMAFGKVYTFGPTFRAERSKTRRHLLEFWMIEPEVAFMTHEENMQLQEELVVYLVGRVLENRKLELEMLERDTRVLQTTAQGRYPRISYTQAVEMVNQIAQRKPELGLTPLQWGDDFGAPHEAALTAQFDRPIFVEKYPAAIKAFYMQPDPDDPRLVKNADMLAPEGVGEIIGGSERIHDPELLRQKIREHNLPEEVFDWYMDLRLFGTVPHAGFGIGLERTVRWICGIEHIREAIPFPRMYTRMRP, from the coding sequence GTGCAAAGGGTTTTTATTGAGGAAATCGCAAAGTACGACGGGCAAGAGGTCATCATCCGGGGCTGGCTGACCGGCCGCCGCTCCAAGGGCAAGATCCACTTTTTACAACTGCGCGACGGCACCGGCTTCATGCAGGCTACCGCCTTCAAGGGCGAGCTGCCCGACGCCGAGTTCGAGGAGGCCGACCACCTACCCCAGGAAAGCGCCCTGGAGGTGAGGGGGCTGGTGCGAGCGGATAGCCGGGCCCCCGGCGGCTACGAGCTTTCGGTGCGGGGGCTACGGGTAATCTCCCGGCCCAGCCGGGAGTATCCCATTACCCCCAAAGAGCACGGAGTGGATTTCCTGATGGACCACCGCCACCTCTACCTGCGCCACCGGCGGGCCTGGGCGGTGCTGCGGGTACGCGACGAGCTCGAGCGGGCCATCCACGACTTTTTCCACGCGCGGGGCTTTGTTCGGCTGGATGCCCCCATCCTGACCCCCAACGCCGTGGAGGGCACCACCGACCTGTTCGAGGTGGATCTGTTCGACGGCGAAAAGGCCTACCTCTCACAGTCGGGCCAGCTCTACGCCGAGGCCGGGGCCATGGCCTTTGGCAAGGTGTATACCTTTGGCCCCACCTTCCGGGCCGAGCGCAGCAAAACCCGGCGCCACCTGCTCGAGTTCTGGATGATTGAGCCGGAGGTGGCCTTCATGACCCACGAGGAAAACATGCAGCTTCAGGAAGAGCTGGTGGTCTACCTGGTGGGGCGGGTGCTGGAAAACCGAAAGCTCGAGCTCGAGATGCTCGAGCGCGACACCCGTGTGCTGCAAACCACCGCCCAGGGCCGCTACCCCCGCATCTCCTACACCCAGGCCGTGGAGATGGTCAACCAGATCGCCCAGCGTAAGCCCGAGCTGGGGCTCACCCCCCTGCAATGGGGCGACGACTTCGGCGCCCCGCACGAAGCCGCCCTCACCGCGCAGTTCGACCGGCCCATTTTCGTGGAGAAGTACCCGGCGGCCATCAAGGCCTTCTACATGCAGCCCGACCCCGACGACCCGCGCCTGGTTAAAAACGCCGATATGCTGGCCCCCGAAGGGGTGGGCGAGATTATCGGCGGCTCGGAGCGCATCCACGACCCCGAACTGCTGCGCCAGAAGATCCGGGAGCACAACCTACCCGAAGAGGTGTTCGACTGGTACATGGATTTAAGGCTGTTTGGGACGGTGCCCCACGCCGGGTTTGGGATTGGCCTCGAGCGCACCGTGCGCTGGATCTGTGGAATTGAGCACATCCGCGAGGCCATCCCCTTCCCGCGTATGTACACCCGGATGCGGCCCTAG
- a CDS encoding 2-phosphosulfolactate phosphatase — protein MRLRVDLVPQENLSYTDVVLVVDVIRATTTATAFLEAGAEALYLTSDVESARAFRDTDVVLAGEEGGLKPAGFDYGNSPREALEAPVGGKIVVMSTTNGTRTAHLAARSAKHVLLASLFNAHAAARLAHQLATEEVAILCAGKEGRIGLDDVYTAGVLAEFLQIMGSYELEDGALTALTTRRAYPDPLEPLHLSGAAQALRQVGLEADVPFCAQIAASPAVGMLEGRVGEALIFKRAQRPSNSGQG, from the coding sequence ATGCGTCTGCGGGTTGATCTAGTTCCCCAGGAAAACCTGAGCTACACCGATGTGGTCTTGGTGGTGGACGTGATTCGGGCCACCACCACCGCTACGGCCTTCTTGGAGGCTGGGGCCGAGGCTCTGTACCTTACTTCCGATGTGGAGAGCGCCCGGGCTTTTCGCGATACCGATGTGGTGCTGGCCGGGGAGGAAGGGGGGCTAAAACCCGCGGGCTTCGATTATGGCAACTCGCCGCGGGAGGCCCTGGAAGCGCCGGTGGGCGGCAAAATTGTGGTGATGAGCACCACCAACGGCACCCGCACCGCGCACCTGGCGGCCCGCAGCGCCAAGCACGTGCTGCTGGCCTCGCTCTTCAACGCCCATGCCGCCGCCCGCCTGGCCCACCAACTGGCCACCGAGGAGGTGGCCATCCTGTGTGCTGGCAAAGAGGGCCGGATCGGCCTGGACGACGTCTACACGGCGGGGGTGCTGGCCGAGTTTTTGCAGATTATGGGCTCGTATGAGCTGGAAGACGGCGCCCTGACGGCCCTCACCACGCGCCGGGCCTACCCCGACCCGCTCGAGCCCCTCCACTTATCCGGCGCGGCCCAGGCCCTGCGCCAGGTGGGCCTCGAGGCCGATGTGCCTTTTTGTGCCCAGATTGCGGCCTCGCCGGCGGTGGGGATGCTCGAGGGCCGGGTGGGGGAGGCCCTCATTTTTAAGCGCGCCCAGCGGCCCAGCAACAGCGGCCAGGGCTAG
- a CDS encoding Crp/Fnr family transcriptional regulator produces MLADTQVLAKTPLFQGVPPQAIEVAREAFVTRNYPAGKLIFEAGDMGAALYIVQSGQVRIYRTYLDGRERMFAYLGPGEVFGEMSLLDDQPRSASAETTVDSVLLVLYQDAYWSLVRKWPEILHNLATILARRLREADLELEVLSFEEARGRVAYALTKLRKQRYGDGLKMKLTHQELAQLSGTSRETVTRVLHALREEELVKVGSGYVEILDPAGLEEVLFGLR; encoded by the coding sequence ATGCTGGCAGACACACAGGTACTTGCCAAGACCCCGCTCTTCCAGGGGGTGCCTCCCCAGGCCATCGAGGTGGCCCGAGAGGCCTTTGTGACCCGCAACTACCCCGCGGGCAAGCTGATATTCGAAGCAGGGGATATGGGGGCCGCGCTCTATATTGTGCAAAGCGGACAGGTGCGGATTTATCGCACCTACCTGGATGGTCGGGAGCGGATGTTTGCTTACCTGGGCCCCGGGGAGGTCTTTGGTGAGATGAGCCTGCTGGACGATCAGCCCCGCAGCGCCTCGGCCGAGACCACTGTGGACTCAGTCCTGTTGGTGCTGTACCAGGATGCCTACTGGAGCCTGGTGCGCAAATGGCCGGAAATCCTGCACAACCTGGCCACCATTCTGGCCCGCCGCCTGCGTGAGGCCGACCTCGAGCTCGAGGTGCTCTCCTTTGAGGAGGCGCGGGGCCGGGTGGCCTACGCCCTGACCAAGCTCCGCAAGCAGCGCTACGGCGATGGGCTCAAGATGAAACTCACCCACCAGGAGCTGGCCCAGCTTTCCGGAACCAGCCGTGAGACGGTAACCCGGGTACTGCACGCCCTGCGCGAGGAAGAGCTGGTAAAAGTGGGCTCGGGTTACGTGGAGATTCTCGATCCAGCGGGGCTGGAAGAAGTCTTGTTTGGCCTGCGATAA
- a CDS encoding ABC transporter ATP-binding protein, translating to MRNALPIVDNTPVLEVCNLSFSYGEVGLFQNLSFSLNSGQVRVILGPSGSGKTTLLHLLAGLLHIQQGDIRWLGQSIRGQNEETLAQRRLRFTGLVFQHHYLQAELTALENILVPGYLAGAVDVAWGRELLHRIGLLERAHLRPNALSGGERQRIAVARALYNRPKLLLADEPTGSLDRRNAERIWALMLSLAQDLGTAVIVATHDEHLVQGLPELRLA from the coding sequence GTGCGTAACGCTTTGCCAATAGTAGATAACACACCGGTGCTGGAAGTTTGCAATTTGAGCTTTTCCTACGGTGAGGTTGGGCTTTTTCAAAACCTCAGCTTCTCGCTCAACTCAGGGCAGGTTCGGGTGATCCTCGGCCCCTCGGGCAGCGGCAAAACCACCCTTTTGCACCTGCTGGCTGGTCTGTTGCACATCCAGCAGGGCGACATCCGCTGGCTCGGGCAGAGCATCCGCGGCCAGAACGAGGAGACCCTTGCCCAGCGCAGGCTACGCTTCACCGGTCTGGTTTTCCAGCACCACTACCTGCAGGCCGAGCTCACCGCGCTGGAGAACATCCTGGTTCCAGGATACCTGGCCGGTGCGGTGGATGTCGCCTGGGGCCGGGAGTTGCTACACCGCATCGGGCTGCTCGAGCGGGCCCACCTGCGCCCCAACGCCCTCTCGGGTGGTGAGCGACAACGCATTGCGGTGGCTCGAGCGCTCTACAACCGGCCCAAGCTGCTGCTGGCCGACGAGCCCACAGGCAGCCTGGATCGGCGCAACGCCGAGCGAATCTGGGCGCTGATGCTAAGCCTGGCCCAGGATCTGGGCACGGCGGTGATCGTCGCTACGCACGACGAGCATCTGGTGCAGGGGCTCCCCGAGCTACGCCTGGCCTGA